A stretch of Microscilla marina ATCC 23134 DNA encodes these proteins:
- a CDS encoding Pvc16 family protein encodes MIYSILQLIQESLQDFMELQFPQKAYEVAVDKLVTREGKSTTDAQSGRIVITLLHAQEERTMQRSRTSDLTQPYHLNLLLLFSVHEKEQNASGNAYLEAMKYLDMVLGYFQQTPVFSPQTHALPPNIQHLHFELFNEDLRESSYIWTMTGAKHTTSVLYQVRSVTVGQALVGSQFAAHSQQLFGT; translated from the coding sequence ATGATTTATTCTATACTTCAACTTATTCAGGAATCCCTGCAAGATTTCATGGAACTTCAATTTCCTCAAAAAGCGTATGAGGTAGCAGTAGATAAACTGGTGACGCGAGAGGGTAAATCGACCACCGATGCCCAATCTGGGCGGATAGTCATTACTTTATTACATGCGCAGGAAGAACGTACTATGCAAAGAAGTCGCACCAGTGACCTTACTCAGCCTTATCATTTAAATCTCTTGCTGTTGTTTTCGGTGCACGAAAAAGAGCAAAATGCGAGCGGCAATGCTTACCTGGAAGCGATGAAGTACTTAGACATGGTTTTAGGTTATTTTCAACAAACCCCAGTATTTTCACCCCAAACCCATGCATTACCTCCCAATATTCAACACTTGCATTTTGAACTATTCAATGAAGACCTTCGGGAAAGCTCTTATATCTGGACAATGACTGGAGCCAAACATACCACTTCTGTACTTTATCAGGTGCGTAGTGTGACAGTAGGGCAAGCATTGGTTGGCTCGCAGTTCGCTGCCCACAGTCAACAACTATTTGGTACTTGA
- a CDS encoding PKD domain-containing protein, with amino-acid sequence MKTFTLFCVLLWSLAQPSYAQTQLRGQGTSFAISTLTAATAYIEESASAVDNSRPTPDPVIIIPADPVTACNRGKSVTLSPIIISEQSTGSFAVGKGVLVLGFDHPDFVISKLPVVVVTGAPGDFLAPTVELKSGKLYIDYDFVGATKVGGIVLSGLEVLAKSKTAGAVAQLKPVSGYAHFTGLTTSAVFATIKGINATTSSALPAPTNIGGFGVVCAGGNGFTYTADPVPDVTGYLWKLPVGFLASNDPQAIQVSADQYYTADNMITLDVANSASVGNKLLQVKSVNDCKISTTARSKTIRVAVPPNPKVSLPATSFPDNDFSPVNITVTNSPAGGVGVLRGDGVVGNKLYPGLLFPGTGYKVYYDYAINNCTVTVSTSFSVYDADAVVLGLATSYCSNVAASQTVTIANLSSALGAKLYSPTNTLIPLNLRLISGNDYRYTFSGQDLYKHYGAGAYRFEVTQAGASVPIKVAFQITTPPAQSITGGTGAQVCGDGSSIYNYSSSIAATTDEFEWSAPAGGATFVGGIHRQATASVVWSGGTPTGTSKILRLAQTRNGCTTITDYAVKVFALPAPGILGDLTPCAGETITYSLSNGGSTSGGTYSWQVANGQIVGASNQNTIVVKWGNTKGNLKVTQSLNGCTKSAEITTTIEALPTLSIAGFNAERRYCVGDATPVVLTPVFGGTATLPSDYLTKGRFEIQRIAGNKPTSASFVRLVAQSGALTDRWLPAFPIIGSGEASIPTDANTNKLNLNAGQYLIRYTYTNANGCVNYSAAYTITIQPLPTLSFTGLADSYCSNDSPVMLSAFKNGVLTPLLPGFIARNLATGEEKALGGNLLNPANFVAGRYELFLALASTGSTGCANTSNRDTTVYFEVIDPPASVQVVAERRWNEDTLRFTAVAGTPVSSWAWNFGNLLASTASVAYPVHPDRQGSIPLLNYSLNATNASGCSEQISQAFKVDFDFEGQYIGGKGESYPTRFTDLSLVVGDSIQAYVWNFGDGATSTAKDPVHQYQRPGTYEVSLTIRTSVAAYTLHRRIDIFPLIKVTETTPYYSSFENTAGGWLTHGTIAKESTTEGSSWQLVNDAWQMPGGYAHQEQSYVASPAFDISELTCPVLSFDYKLDTDAGADGLVLLYTLDDGKTWQRLGVVDQGVGWYNTTPILGKPGDRFTTSNGDAQGWSGKFKGWRTARIALDRAIANLPAAAANPNIIRFRFAFGSNADNPPGSTYQGITFDNFELRNRNRVALLEYFTNQGIANAAIKSTQLAQVMSASSNGEIVSIHYHTSFPTVDEFNSENSKDPSGRALHYGLRNVPATVANGRVKDSLSVTQLKDSLLKETLLPAAFAIDIAPAQWQNKHLEISAKITALTAFNEPVVFHATIVDSSRVANNTGETYAQVLRKMLPDAAGIFRGSVWKKGEVQSLGFSYNAGPGRVNPQNLKVVVFVADYQSRGIYQVATAKVPVNAGRDADENTVTGLNGQSKPHATKLLAYPNPVREAVTLVLPQGLVPSPDIRWQVISLQGQVVTRGHWASRTHQHQIYLHELSAGVYVIKVYDATSPGRSSFECRVEKVK; translated from the coding sequence ATGAAAACATTCACCCTATTTTGCGTGCTCCTCTGGAGCCTTGCCCAGCCCTCCTATGCCCAAACCCAACTTCGGGGGCAGGGTACCAGCTTTGCCATTAGTACGCTGACTGCTGCGACTGCTTATATAGAAGAAAGTGCCTCTGCGGTAGACAATAGTCGCCCAACTCCCGATCCAGTGATCATCATCCCTGCCGACCCGGTGACCGCCTGCAATAGAGGCAAGTCCGTGACTCTTTCACCCATTATCATCAGCGAGCAAAGCACTGGATCGTTTGCAGTAGGTAAAGGAGTGTTGGTGTTGGGTTTCGATCATCCCGATTTTGTGATTAGTAAGTTGCCTGTGGTAGTGGTGACAGGAGCTCCTGGCGATTTTCTTGCTCCTACTGTAGAGTTAAAATCAGGCAAACTCTACATAGACTATGATTTTGTGGGTGCCACCAAGGTAGGCGGCATTGTGCTGAGCGGGCTGGAAGTATTGGCTAAAAGCAAGACCGCAGGAGCAGTAGCCCAGTTAAAACCCGTAAGTGGTTACGCCCACTTTACGGGGCTTACTACCAGTGCCGTTTTTGCCACCATAAAAGGCATCAATGCCACCACAAGCAGTGCGCTTCCTGCCCCAACAAATATTGGGGGCTTTGGCGTAGTGTGTGCCGGGGGCAATGGCTTTACTTATACTGCCGATCCGGTGCCCGATGTCACGGGCTATTTGTGGAAGCTGCCAGTTGGCTTTCTTGCCAGCAACGATCCCCAGGCAATTCAGGTATCGGCAGATCAGTATTACACTGCTGACAATATGATTACCCTGGACGTGGCAAATTCGGCAAGCGTGGGAAACAAACTGCTACAGGTCAAAAGCGTAAATGATTGCAAAATAAGTACTACCGCACGCAGCAAAACCATTCGGGTAGCAGTTCCACCCAATCCCAAGGTAAGTTTACCCGCTACGAGTTTTCCCGACAACGATTTTTCTCCGGTAAACATCACCGTGACCAATAGCCCGGCGGGGGGAGTAGGTGTACTTCGGGGCGATGGGGTAGTAGGCAACAAACTCTATCCAGGACTACTTTTTCCGGGCACGGGTTACAAGGTGTATTACGACTATGCCATCAACAATTGCACGGTGACGGTGAGTACCTCTTTCAGCGTGTATGATGCCGATGCCGTGGTATTGGGACTTGCCACAAGCTATTGCAGCAATGTAGCGGCTTCTCAAACCGTGACGATTGCCAATCTAAGTTCGGCGTTGGGGGCAAAGCTCTATAGCCCTACAAACACCCTGATCCCTTTAAACTTGCGGCTGATCAGTGGCAACGATTACCGCTATACTTTTAGCGGTCAAGACTTGTATAAACACTACGGCGCCGGGGCTTACCGTTTTGAGGTCACCCAGGCCGGGGCAAGCGTGCCCATCAAGGTGGCTTTTCAGATTACTACCCCTCCCGCCCAAAGCATTACCGGAGGCACAGGCGCCCAGGTATGCGGCGATGGCAGCTCTATTTATAATTATAGTTCCAGCATTGCCGCCACCACCGACGAATTTGAATGGTCGGCACCCGCAGGGGGGGCTACTTTTGTAGGAGGCATCCACCGCCAGGCGACGGCATCGGTAGTTTGGTCAGGAGGCACCCCTACGGGAACCAGCAAAATCCTGCGCCTTGCCCAAACCCGCAATGGTTGTACTACCATTACCGACTATGCGGTGAAAGTTTTTGCCCTGCCTGCCCCCGGCATTTTAGGGGATTTGACCCCCTGCGCTGGTGAAACGATCACGTATAGCCTAAGTAATGGTGGTAGCACGAGTGGAGGCACCTACAGTTGGCAGGTAGCAAACGGGCAAATTGTGGGAGCAAGCAATCAAAATACGATTGTCGTCAAGTGGGGCAATACGAAGGGTAATCTCAAAGTAACTCAAAGCCTCAATGGTTGCACCAAAAGCGCCGAGATCACCACTACTATAGAGGCGTTGCCCACGCTCAGTATTGCAGGATTCAACGCTGAGCGTAGATATTGCGTAGGAGATGCCACTCCTGTGGTACTTACCCCTGTATTTGGTGGTACTGCAACGCTACCTTCGGACTATTTAACCAAGGGAAGGTTTGAAATTCAACGCATAGCAGGCAACAAACCAACATCAGCTTCCTTTGTTCGCTTGGTGGCACAAAGTGGAGCCCTTACTGATCGCTGGTTGCCTGCTTTTCCTATTATTGGGTCGGGTGAAGCCTCTATTCCAACAGATGCCAACACAAACAAACTCAACCTCAACGCCGGGCAGTACCTCATTCGCTATACTTATACCAATGCCAATGGCTGTGTAAACTACTCGGCGGCTTATACTATTACTATCCAACCCTTGCCTACCCTTAGTTTCACCGGGCTTGCCGACAGTTATTGCAGTAACGACTCACCTGTAATGCTGTCAGCGTTCAAAAACGGGGTACTCACCCCGCTTTTGCCCGGTTTTATTGCGCGAAACCTTGCCACAGGCGAAGAAAAAGCCTTGGGGGGCAACCTACTCAACCCTGCTAACTTCGTGGCGGGTAGATATGAGTTGTTTTTAGCACTTGCCAGCACAGGCAGCACGGGCTGCGCCAACACCTCCAACCGCGATACAACGGTGTATTTTGAGGTCATTGATCCACCCGCGAGCGTGCAGGTAGTAGCCGAAAGGCGTTGGAACGAGGATACCCTCCGTTTTACTGCGGTTGCTGGCACTCCTGTGTCAAGTTGGGCGTGGAATTTTGGTAATTTGCTCGCCTCTACCGCAAGCGTGGCTTATCCGGTACACCCCGATAGGCAAGGAAGCATTCCATTACTGAATTATAGCCTAAACGCTACCAATGCCTCCGGTTGTAGCGAACAAATCAGCCAGGCGTTCAAAGTAGATTTTGATTTTGAAGGACAATATATTGGCGGCAAGGGCGAGTCGTATCCCACCCGGTTTACTGATCTTTCGCTGGTAGTAGGCGATTCTATCCAGGCTTATGTCTGGAACTTTGGTGATGGGGCGACTTCTACAGCAAAAGACCCCGTGCACCAGTACCAACGCCCCGGTACTTATGAGGTAAGTCTGACCATTCGCACCTCAGTGGCGGCTTATACGCTGCACCGCCGCATCGATATTTTTCCATTAATAAAAGTCACTGAAACGACTCCTTACTATAGTAGTTTCGAAAACACCGCAGGTGGCTGGCTTACCCACGGCACTATAGCCAAAGAGAGCACTACCGAAGGCAGCAGCTGGCAACTGGTGAATGATGCCTGGCAAATGCCGGGTGGCTACGCTCATCAGGAACAGTCTTATGTAGCAAGCCCTGCCTTTGACATTAGTGAGCTGACCTGTCCCGTACTTTCGTTCGATTACAAGCTCGATACTGATGCAGGCGCTGACGGGTTGGTACTCCTTTATACGCTTGACGATGGCAAGACCTGGCAACGCCTGGGGGTAGTAGATCAAGGCGTTGGCTGGTACAATACCACCCCCATTTTGGGCAAACCAGGTGATCGTTTTACGACTAGCAACGGTGATGCTCAGGGTTGGTCAGGCAAGTTCAAAGGTTGGCGCACCGCACGCATTGCTTTGGATAGAGCCATTGCTAATTTACCCGCTGCTGCTGCCAATCCCAACATCATCCGGTTCAGGTTTGCTTTTGGCTCCAATGCCGACAACCCACCGGGCAGCACGTACCAAGGGATTACTTTTGACAACTTTGAGCTGCGTAATCGCAACCGGGTGGCACTCCTGGAATATTTTACCAATCAGGGCATAGCAAATGCGGCGATTAAAAGCACTCAATTAGCTCAGGTAATGAGTGCCAGCAGCAACGGCGAAATCGTGAGTATTCATTACCATACCAGCTTCCCTACGGTAGATGAGTTCAACAGCGAAAACTCTAAAGACCCCAGTGGTAGGGCTTTGCATTATGGTTTGCGCAACGTACCCGCTACGGTGGCAAACGGCAGGGTGAAAGATTCCTTGTCAGTGACCCAACTCAAAGACAGCCTACTCAAAGAGACCTTGTTGCCAGCAGCTTTTGCCATCGATATTGCACCTGCTCAATGGCAAAACAAACATCTCGAAATTTCAGCAAAGATCACTGCCTTAACTGCCTTCAACGAGCCTGTTGTTTTTCACGCGACCATTGTAGATAGTAGCCGGGTGGCTAATAACACAGGAGAAACCTACGCTCAGGTACTTCGCAAGATGTTGCCTGATGCAGCAGGGATTTTTAGAGGGAGCGTGTGGAAAAAAGGCGAAGTTCAAAGCCTTGGATTTAGCTACAACGCGGGACCAGGAAGGGTGAACCCTCAAAACTTAAAAGTAGTGGTATTTGTGGCAGACTATCAAAGCAGGGGCATTTATCAGGTAGCTACGGCAAAAGTGCCTGTGAATGCCGGGCGTGATGCTGATGAAAATACGGTCACGGGGTTAAATGGACAGTCAAAACCACATGCTACTAAACTGCTTGCCTACCCCAATCCAGTGAGGGAAGCAGTGACCCTGGTGTTGCCCCAAGGCCTGGTGCCTTCGCCCGACATCCGTTGGCAGGTCATCAGCCTGCAAGGGCAGGTAGTAACCAGGGGGCATTGGGCAAGTCGTACCCACCAGCACCAAATCTACCTGCACGAACTCTCGGCGGGGGTGTATGTAATCAAAGTATATGATGCCACAAGCCCTGGGCGAAGCAGTTTTGAGTGTAGGGTTGAGAAAGTAAAATAA
- a CDS encoding histidine kinase, whose protein sequence is MMIDTIQQSLISEGLQEARQLVQTMKQKALKLTNTDLLKRIVELEDMLRNIDDVNNISTEAVHIEKCSLKALIDTAYQMYHLYFSRKDIRFSSYVANLQIKVDKMSFFRMFFSLVHYMGKHAHPDEERFISIEAAAYNSQTIAMYIEDNGVYPTSNTDIFDQSFKRRITGAISGVGLAAIQQWAHSVGGKVCPVDKVGSGLKLCFLLPGTASPHLREQPLGEARLPLQGASVIC, encoded by the coding sequence ATGATGATCGATACGATCCAACAATCATTAATCTCAGAAGGCTTGCAGGAAGCAAGGCAACTGGTGCAGACAATGAAGCAAAAAGCATTGAAACTTACCAATACCGATTTGCTCAAAAGAATTGTGGAGTTAGAAGATATGCTGCGCAATATTGACGATGTCAATAACATCTCTACCGAAGCCGTGCACATAGAGAAGTGCAGCCTTAAGGCACTCATTGATACGGCTTACCAAATGTACCACCTCTACTTTAGCCGCAAAGACATTCGTTTTTCGAGCTATGTGGCAAACCTACAAATCAAAGTAGATAAGATGAGCTTTTTTAGAATGTTTTTCAGTTTGGTTCATTATATGGGCAAGCACGCCCACCCCGACGAAGAGCGCTTTATTAGTATTGAAGCGGCTGCTTATAATAGCCAAACTATTGCTATGTATATAGAAGACAATGGTGTATACCCGACCAGCAATACCGATATTTTCGACCAGTCGTTCAAACGACGGATTACCGGGGCAATTTCAGGAGTAGGGCTCGCTGCCATCCAGCAATGGGCTCACTCGGTAGGGGGCAAGGTATGTCCCGTTGACAAAGTAGGTAGCGGCTTAAAGCTGTGTTTTTTGTTGCCGGGCACGGCGAGTCCCCATTTGCGTGAGCAGCCTTTAGGAGAGGCAAGGTTGCCTTTGCAAGGAGCATCTGTAATTTGTTAG
- a CDS encoding NUDIX hydrolase has protein sequence MSKQSPPANVFDQDLVTHQVAMDLCKIQEGIVKISHEAHGYAWLPVTVIRNPRFLAGVTSDNQGVYRISINQDYWEDIFWVDHLFYLNRKK, from the coding sequence ATGAGCAAGCAATCACCACCCGCCAACGTCTTTGACCAGGATTTAGTCACCCATCAGGTGGCAATGGATTTGTGTAAAATTCAGGAGGGCATTGTCAAAATAAGCCATGAAGCCCACGGCTATGCCTGGCTACCCGTGACCGTTATCCGTAATCCCCGGTTTTTGGCAGGGGTTACCTCTGATAACCAAGGGGTTTATCGCATCAGCATTAACCAGGATTATTGGGAGGACATTTTTTGGGTAGATCATTTGTTTTACTTAAACCGGAAAAAATGA
- a CDS encoding SH3 beta-barrel fold-containing protein, with amino-acid sequence MTLATDTNTANSLTKEELKQDLRKGIAQVAYTKLDGTLNVRKATLNFSLIPLKDHPNGAEYNPPKDKGWVNYYDLDKGEWRKLHIDRLKELNILFELNPVNEEFEYHTLRFKKLSYEAVKQQATAYFNQHKILTTLHLKKALREAGYWATQEKVSELMQELATREVDWNFSLQEGELFRLYYQEEEVEF; translated from the coding sequence ATGACCTTAGCAACCGATACAAACACTGCCAACTCCCTCACTAAGGAGGAGTTAAAACAAGATTTAAGAAAAGGCATCGCACAGGTAGCCTACACCAAGTTAGATGGTACCCTGAACGTACGGAAAGCAACTTTAAACTTTAGCTTGATCCCGTTAAAAGATCACCCAAACGGCGCGGAGTATAACCCACCCAAAGACAAAGGCTGGGTTAACTATTACGACCTCGACAAGGGCGAGTGGCGCAAACTGCACATCGACCGTTTAAAAGAATTGAATATCTTATTTGAGTTGAACCCGGTAAATGAGGAGTTTGAATACCACACCCTGCGCTTCAAAAAACTGAGCTATGAGGCAGTGAAACAACAAGCCACAGCTTACTTTAACCAACATAAAATACTTACTACCCTACACCTAAAAAAGGCGTTACGTGAAGCAGGTTATTGGGCAACTCAGGAAAAAGTAAGCGAGCTGATGCAGGAACTGGCAACTCGTGAGGTTGACTGGAACTTTAGCCTGCAAGAGGGCGAATTATTTAGGCTGTATTATCAGGAAGAGGAAGTGGAGTTTTAG
- a CDS encoding DUF1660 family phage protein: MNKKTGDKDKGKPTPLACKIWGHKWQGDSLKRWCTRCGKTQVSRYSVEGWVDV; this comes from the coding sequence ATGAATAAGAAGACAGGAGATAAAGATAAAGGCAAACCTACCCCACTTGCCTGCAAAATATGGGGGCACAAATGGCAGGGTGACAGCCTGAAGAGGTGGTGTACCCGCTGTGGCAAAACCCAGGTATCGAGGTATTCGGTAGAAGGGTGGGTGGATGTGTGA